The proteins below are encoded in one region of Planctopirus limnophila DSM 3776:
- a CDS encoding FliA/WhiG family RNA polymerase sigma factor produces MVTRVIEDIQAVWNAYKQDQSSKALRNRLMENYLPLVRYNAERVWSKLPDGVDINDLISAGVFGLMDAIEAFDMERGVKFETYCVPRIRGAMLDELRTMDWVPRLVRSKASKLESARKQAEAELGRPPADNEVAAKMGVPLDEYEKLKSEASAVNLVSLNKKWYETDSYKDVREIDIIEDTKGEDPTLSIQKRDLMKLVTKGLNRNERLIIILYYYEELTMKEIGSTLGLSESRVSQMHSSIVNRLKEQLGRRRPEFAQ; encoded by the coding sequence ATGGTGACCAGGGTTATCGAAGACATTCAGGCCGTCTGGAATGCCTATAAGCAGGACCAGTCGAGCAAAGCACTGCGTAATCGCCTCATGGAGAATTATCTCCCGCTGGTGCGATACAACGCAGAGCGAGTGTGGTCCAAGCTTCCGGATGGCGTGGATATCAACGACCTGATTTCCGCTGGAGTCTTCGGACTCATGGATGCTATTGAAGCATTCGATATGGAGCGTGGAGTTAAGTTTGAAACCTACTGTGTCCCGCGAATTCGTGGAGCCATGCTCGACGAACTCCGCACCATGGACTGGGTTCCTCGACTTGTGCGCAGCAAAGCCAGCAAGCTGGAATCGGCCCGCAAGCAGGCCGAAGCCGAACTCGGCAGACCTCCGGCTGATAATGAAGTCGCTGCCAAGATGGGCGTCCCTCTGGATGAGTACGAAAAGCTCAAGAGCGAAGCCAGTGCTGTTAATCTCGTCAGCCTGAACAAGAAGTGGTACGAGACCGATAGTTATAAAGATGTTCGTGAAATCGACATCATTGAAGATACTAAAGGCGAAGACCCGACTCTCAGCATCCAGAAGCGTGACCTGATGAAACTGGTCACCAAAGGTCTCAACCGCAACGAACGCCTGATCATCATTCTCTACTACTACGAAGAGTTGACGATGAAGGAAATTGGCAGCACTTTAGGGCTGTCAGAATCTCGCGTGAGCCAGATGCATTCGAGTATCGTCAACCGACTCAAAGAACAGCTTGGCCGCCGCAGACCGGAATTTGCTCAGTAA
- the bioA gene encoding adenosylmethionine--8-amino-7-oxononanoate transaminase, translated as MDSDHHLQLRAADNAHVWHPFTAMSSYTVEEAPIITHAEGFSLFDSQGNRYLDGHSSLWCNIHGHRVPELDAALTSQIERVAHSTLLGIANSSSIELAEELVALAPPGLTKVFYTDCGAAGVEAALKIAWQYHRQKAQSEDRRLFACLEQSYHGDTVGAVSVGGIDVFHSLFGGMTFPALKLPTPARALTNSPEFLPLETILAKTEQLLDQQRDQLAAVIVEPLVQAAAGILVHPPGYLQALRKMTAERGILLIADEIAVGFGRTGKMLACEHEAVAPDLLVLSKGLTGGYLPLAATLATEEIFQCFAGEPWQGRTFYHGHTYTGNPLACAVALASIRRMRTKDVLANAREIERCLRQRIQEWQSSAPAWLQHVDQIRHLGTMMAIDLVHHREPMTPYPAELRAGHQVTLACRKRGIIQRNIGDSVILYPAPAMPVDLVEELLNGLEESLAEVTSRLQPLKSMGRTQSSEHSVKNME; from the coding sequence ATGGATTCTGATCACCACTTACAGCTTCGAGCTGCGGATAATGCCCATGTGTGGCATCCGTTTACAGCCATGTCTTCCTACACTGTTGAAGAAGCCCCCATCATCACCCATGCGGAGGGCTTTTCTCTGTTTGACAGTCAGGGAAACAGATATCTCGATGGGCATTCTTCGCTCTGGTGCAATATTCACGGGCATCGCGTCCCTGAGTTGGATGCCGCCTTAACCAGCCAGATCGAGCGTGTGGCCCACTCCACTTTGCTGGGGATTGCGAACTCCAGTTCCATAGAACTTGCAGAAGAACTTGTGGCGCTCGCTCCGCCGGGTCTCACCAAAGTTTTCTATACGGATTGTGGTGCGGCTGGCGTGGAAGCAGCTCTGAAGATTGCCTGGCAATACCATCGCCAGAAAGCTCAATCGGAAGATCGCCGGTTGTTCGCCTGTCTGGAACAAAGCTATCACGGAGATACAGTAGGTGCCGTGAGCGTGGGCGGAATTGATGTCTTTCACAGCCTGTTTGGCGGCATGACATTTCCAGCCCTGAAACTTCCCACACCAGCACGGGCATTGACCAACAGCCCTGAATTTCTACCCCTCGAAACCATACTGGCAAAAACCGAACAATTGCTGGATCAGCAACGTGATCAACTGGCGGCAGTGATTGTCGAACCACTCGTCCAGGCCGCCGCGGGAATTCTGGTTCATCCTCCAGGCTATCTGCAGGCACTTCGCAAGATGACGGCGGAACGTGGCATTCTGTTGATTGCCGACGAAATTGCTGTCGGATTTGGTCGTACCGGCAAGATGCTGGCCTGTGAGCACGAAGCGGTTGCACCTGATCTGCTGGTCTTGTCGAAAGGGCTGACCGGAGGTTACCTGCCACTGGCAGCGACATTAGCGACTGAGGAAATCTTCCAATGTTTTGCTGGTGAACCCTGGCAAGGCCGCACCTTCTACCACGGCCATACTTACACCGGGAATCCGCTGGCATGTGCTGTGGCGCTCGCATCGATACGGCGCATGCGAACGAAAGATGTGCTTGCAAACGCCCGTGAGATTGAACGCTGCCTGAGACAGCGAATTCAAGAGTGGCAATCATCGGCACCGGCGTGGTTACAGCACGTCGATCAGATTCGACATCTGGGGACGATGATGGCTATCGATCTGGTGCACCATCGTGAGCCCATGACGCCGTATCCGGCCGAACTACGTGCTGGTCACCAGGTCACGTTGGCCTGCCGAAAGCGAGGGATCATCCAGAGAAACATTGGAGACTCTGTCATCCTCTACCCGGCACCCGCGATGCCCGTCGATCTGGTTGAAGAGTTACTCAATGGTCTTGAGGAGAGCCTTGCGGAAGTGACATCCAGACTTCAGCCACTCAAGAGCATGGGAAGGACTCAATCCTCCGAACATTCAGTCAAAAATATGGAGTGA